A single window of Syntrophotalea acetylenica DNA harbors:
- a CDS encoding molybdenum cofactor biosynthesis protein MoaE, which yields MDITKTIAQLKQEPGFRENVGMLLVHNGVVRGWSRGDGKTVTAVEVKVDKERVEALRQEYEGKPGIFRVLIEACEGRLEPGDDLLFIIVAGALREDVKPVLAELLDRVKAEAVSKSEAKVG from the coding sequence AACCATCGCGCAATTGAAACAGGAGCCGGGGTTCAGGGAAAATGTCGGCATGTTGCTGGTGCACAACGGCGTGGTGCGCGGCTGGTCGCGGGGCGACGGCAAAACCGTGACGGCCGTGGAAGTGAAGGTCGATAAGGAGCGCGTTGAAGCACTGCGGCAGGAATATGAAGGCAAGCCAGGCATTTTCCGGGTTCTGATCGAGGCCTGCGAGGGTCGCCTGGAACCCGGCGACGATTTGCTGTTCATCATTGTGGCCGGCGCCCTGCGCGAAGATGTCAAGCCGGTGCTGGCGGAACTGCTCGACCGCGTCAAGGCCGAGGCGGTGAGCAAGTCCGAAGCCAAGGTCGGGTAA
- a CDS encoding 2-oxo acid dehydrogenase subunit E2, with product MEIRIPEVGESIIEARLAKWHCRDGATIAKDDLLCELETDKITLDICAEQDGVIRILAGEGETLPIGTVIATLKETDAANHPEELVPPHPGAPFAEGEELAPLTARERLSRHEPLSPLRLTIARRLLQARQNSAIVTTFNEADMSRVMELRSHRGERFARRHGVKLGLMAFFVKACIDALREYPVINARMEEQAIVYQEFYDIGIAVATEQGLVVPVLRDADAMTFADTERRIAELADKAREHRLELADLQGGTFSISNGGVYGSLLGTPLPNPPQSAILGMHSIQQRAVVRNGQIVARPMMYLALSYDHRLIDGREAVSFLKRVVESIEEPEDLLLE from the coding sequence ATGGAAATCCGCATCCCCGAAGTCGGCGAATCGATCATCGAGGCCAGGCTGGCCAAGTGGCATTGCCGGGACGGCGCTACAATCGCCAAGGACGACCTGCTGTGCGAACTGGAAACGGATAAAATCACGCTGGATATATGCGCTGAACAGGACGGTGTGATCCGCATCCTTGCCGGGGAAGGAGAAACTCTTCCCATCGGAACGGTGATCGCCACCCTGAAGGAAACCGACGCCGCCAACCATCCGGAGGAGCTGGTACCCCCTCATCCCGGTGCCCCCTTTGCCGAGGGGGAAGAGCTCGCCCCGTTGACGGCCAGGGAACGCCTGAGCCGTCACGAGCCCCTCTCGCCTTTGCGTTTGACCATTGCCAGGCGGCTGCTGCAGGCACGCCAGAACAGTGCCATCGTCACAACCTTCAACGAAGCCGATATGTCGCGGGTCATGGAACTGCGCAGTCACCGGGGAGAACGCTTTGCCCGGCGGCATGGTGTCAAACTCGGCCTGATGGCGTTCTTTGTCAAGGCCTGTATAGATGCCCTGCGGGAATACCCGGTCATCAACGCCCGCATGGAGGAACAGGCCATCGTTTACCAGGAGTTTTACGATATCGGCATCGCCGTGGCCACCGAACAGGGCCTGGTGGTGCCGGTACTGCGGGACGCCGACGCCATGACCTTTGCCGATACTGAAAGGCGGATTGCCGAACTGGCGGACAAAGCTCGAGAGCACCGTCTGGAACTGGCCGATCTGCAGGGCGGCACCTTTTCCATCAGCAACGGCGGGGTGTATGGTTCGCTGCTCGGCACCCCCCTTCCGAACCCTCCCCAAAGCGCCATCCTCGGCATGCATAGCATTCAGCAACGGGCGGTGGTGCGCAACGGCCAGATCGTCGCCCGGCCGATGATGTATCTGGCCCTTAGCTACGACCACCGTTTGATCGACGGACGGGAAGCTGTGAGTTTTTTGAAACGGGTGGTGGAATCGATCGAGGAACCGGAAGATTTATTACTCGAGTAG
- a CDS encoding 2-oxoglutarate dehydrogenase E1 component gives MPFQANVSPAWVEALYRKWQRTPGQLSADWQAFFEGFDTGRQSAGLPSTAGPASDFVLKQSAVDTLVNRYRELGHLLACTDPLSPCKTAHPLLDIKVFGLDDDDLDRIFHVAGFDTETKSLRDLLARLRQTYCQATGVEYMHIIEPAERFWLQQRLESQNDRPALSDEERYTILRKLQQAALFERFLHRKFVGQKRFSLEGGEVLVPVLERAVRRAATLGMRDMVLGMPHRGRLNVLANIFGKPLENIFAEFADNAEFHFVGEGDVKYHKGFSTDLTLPDDRLVHMTMASNPSHLEAVNPVVEGKARARQDAFGANGAKRVLPILIHGDAAFAGQGVVAETLNLAGLEGFGTGGTLHIVLNNQIGFTTIPADARSSRYATDVAKMLMIPIFHVHGENPEAAIRAVELAVEYRQNFGRDVLLEIICYRRHGHNEGDEPYFTQPLMYQAIKKRPPAHHIYRDRLIEQGLDPSRMKQQATELEEELEAALQRQRHPVDRGFHGRWQHIEPNYAPISPDTGAEPDRLRSLADRLAQWPAGFTPDSRIRALLEKRRDAVLQPDGELDWATAETLAFASLVEEGHSVRLSGQDCRRGTFSQRHLIQFDIHTGQSHMPMATLNGAASFRAFDSSLSEASVLGFEYGYSLERPDGLVLWEAQFGDFANGAQVIIDQFISSGQRKWDRVSGLVMLLPHGYEGQGPEHSSARIERFLQSCAENNLLVAQPTTPGQYFHLLRRQLKLPFRRPLIVFTPKSLLRHPCCRSPLKDLADNQFHEILPDTQNIGKPARVLLCSGKIYHELQAERLRQRRFDVAIIRIEQLYPLREDLLAGILQPLRETRHLLWVQEEARNMGAWSFIAPRLATIAGRWPDYCGRPDAAAPDGGSHRQFLTEQRRIIAAALPSDATAGSAD, from the coding sequence ATGCCTTTTCAGGCCAACGTCAGTCCGGCATGGGTCGAAGCGCTGTACCGCAAATGGCAACGCACGCCAGGGCAACTGAGCGCCGATTGGCAGGCGTTTTTCGAGGGCTTCGATACCGGTCGGCAATCGGCGGGCCTGCCCTCTACGGCTGGCCCGGCATCGGATTTCGTCCTCAAGCAATCCGCTGTCGACACCCTTGTCAACCGCTATCGCGAACTTGGTCACCTGCTGGCCTGTACCGATCCTTTGTCGCCCTGCAAAACCGCACATCCACTGCTTGACATCAAAGTCTTCGGTCTCGACGACGATGATCTGGACCGTATCTTTCATGTCGCCGGCTTCGATACCGAAACCAAGTCCCTGCGCGACCTCCTTGCCAGGCTGCGCCAGACCTATTGCCAGGCCACCGGCGTGGAATACATGCACATCATTGAACCGGCGGAACGTTTCTGGCTGCAGCAGCGACTGGAAAGCCAAAACGACCGGCCGGCACTATCGGACGAGGAGCGCTACACCATCCTGCGCAAACTGCAGCAAGCCGCCCTTTTTGAGCGCTTTCTGCACCGCAAGTTTGTCGGCCAGAAACGCTTTTCCCTTGAGGGCGGCGAGGTGCTCGTTCCGGTATTGGAACGGGCCGTGCGTCGCGCCGCGACACTGGGGATGCGGGACATGGTGCTTGGCATGCCGCACCGGGGCCGGCTCAACGTGTTGGCCAACATTTTTGGCAAGCCGCTGGAAAACATTTTCGCGGAGTTCGCCGACAATGCCGAATTCCATTTCGTCGGCGAGGGTGATGTCAAGTACCACAAAGGATTCTCAACGGATCTGACTCTCCCCGACGATCGCCTCGTACATATGACCATGGCCTCCAACCCTAGCCATCTCGAAGCGGTCAATCCGGTGGTGGAAGGCAAGGCCCGCGCTCGCCAGGATGCCTTCGGCGCCAACGGCGCCAAACGGGTGCTGCCGATCCTGATTCATGGCGACGCCGCATTTGCCGGCCAGGGTGTGGTGGCCGAAACCCTCAATCTGGCCGGGCTCGAAGGCTTCGGCACCGGCGGCACCCTGCATATCGTGCTCAACAACCAGATCGGTTTTACCACGATACCTGCCGACGCGCGCTCCAGCCGCTATGCCACCGATGTCGCCAAAATGCTCATGATCCCGATTTTCCATGTGCACGGCGAAAACCCGGAAGCCGCCATCCGGGCCGTGGAACTGGCTGTTGAATACCGTCAGAATTTCGGTCGGGATGTGCTGCTGGAAATCATCTGCTATCGACGCCATGGACACAACGAAGGAGACGAGCCCTATTTCACCCAGCCGCTCATGTATCAGGCCATCAAGAAGCGCCCGCCGGCACACCATATTTACCGGGACCGGCTTATCGAACAAGGGCTGGATCCATCCCGCATGAAACAGCAGGCAACGGAACTGGAGGAGGAACTGGAGGCAGCGCTGCAGCGCCAACGGCACCCCGTTGACCGCGGCTTTCACGGCAGGTGGCAGCATATCGAGCCCAACTATGCACCGATCAGCCCGGACACCGGAGCAGAGCCGGATCGACTGCGCTCCCTGGCGGACCGGCTGGCACAATGGCCCGCCGGATTCACCCCCGACTCACGCATCCGCGCTCTGCTCGAAAAACGCAGGGACGCAGTCCTGCAGCCTGATGGCGAACTGGACTGGGCCACGGCTGAAACCCTCGCCTTTGCCAGCCTGGTCGAAGAAGGCCACAGTGTGCGCCTGTCGGGCCAGGACTGCCGCCGCGGCACATTCAGCCAGCGCCACCTGATACAGTTCGATATCCACACCGGACAGAGCCATATGCCGATGGCAACTCTGAACGGCGCGGCAAGTTTCCGCGCCTTTGACAGCAGTCTGTCCGAAGCCTCCGTGCTCGGTTTCGAATACGGATATTCTCTGGAACGCCCTGACGGTCTGGTCCTGTGGGAAGCCCAATTCGGGGATTTCGCCAACGGCGCGCAGGTCATCATCGACCAGTTCATCAGCAGCGGCCAGCGCAAATGGGACCGGGTCAGCGGCCTGGTCATGCTGCTGCCCCACGGCTATGAAGGCCAGGGTCCCGAGCACTCCAGTGCCCGCATTGAACGTTTTTTGCAGAGCTGTGCCGAGAACAACCTGCTGGTGGCGCAACCAACCACGCCAGGCCAGTATTTTCACCTGCTGCGGCGGCAGCTCAAACTCCCCTTCCGCCGGCCACTGATCGTTTTCACGCCCAAGAGCCTGCTGCGGCACCCCTGCTGCCGCAGCCCGCTGAAGGATCTGGCAGACAACCAGTTCCATGAAATCCTTCCCGACACGCAAAACATCGGCAAACCCGCAAGGGTGCTTTTGTGCAGCGGCAAAATTTATCACGAATTGCAGGCAGAACGTCTACGGCAGCGGCGCTTTGATGTCGCCATCATCCGCATCGAGCAACTCTATCCCTTGCGCGAGGACCTGCTCGCCGGCATATTGCAGCCCTTACGCGAAACGCGGCACCTGCTCTGGGTGCAGGAAGAGGCGCGCAATATGGGTGCCTGGTCCTTCATCGCACCCCGACTGGCAACCATCGCCGGTCGATGGCCGGACTATTGCGGCCGCCCCGATGCCGCGGCGCCGGACGGCGGCTCCCACCGGCAATTCCTGACCGAACAGCGGCGCATCATCGCAGCCGCGCTGCCATCCGACGCGACTGCCGGATCGGCAGACTGA
- a CDS encoding hybrid sensor histidine kinase/response regulator, whose product MNFYEYSLKFDDSGENGDLGCGQKDSVSCFSVDEWLSLLGHELRTPLAGTLGMLELVLTGELAAEQRNALELANASARTMLRLVEDLHDLARLETGRAQLQQDPFEVRSWVQNLTAELNVTEGVRVLFMVDARVPELLVGDSGRMSHVLLNLIEIYLKRGGVACLKVGLAMDTLDGAHFLRIDVGDVCGEEMRVALLRACGNLSRVPLAALRQVGVKQAVVRNLTAFLGGALWPAGQQADAEIRSLVLPVALPTEYAVTSIEPQVAEKIPKMEGGRSAVSILLVEDDDAIRKLVELLLQQRSWQVTAVADGVQALESLQSRQFDLALMDIRMPRLDGLETTRRIRRRERILGLPPLPIVGMTAHAAQQDRAMCLEAGMNDHVSKPIASAHLYAIIEKCLAC is encoded by the coding sequence ATGAACTTTTACGAATACAGTCTGAAGTTTGATGACAGTGGAGAAAACGGGGACCTGGGTTGTGGACAGAAAGACAGCGTTTCCTGTTTTTCCGTCGACGAATGGCTTTCCCTTCTTGGTCACGAACTGCGTACCCCACTGGCCGGAACCCTGGGCATGCTGGAGCTCGTGCTGACCGGCGAGTTGGCCGCCGAGCAGCGTAATGCCCTGGAATTGGCCAATGCTTCGGCCCGGACCATGTTGCGCCTTGTGGAGGATTTGCACGATCTGGCCCGTCTGGAAACAGGGCGCGCACAGTTGCAGCAGGACCCTTTCGAGGTGCGTTCCTGGGTGCAAAATCTGACGGCTGAACTGAATGTTACAGAAGGTGTGCGGGTTCTTTTCATGGTCGACGCGCGCGTTCCGGAACTTCTGGTCGGCGACAGTGGCCGCATGTCCCATGTCCTTCTGAACCTCATCGAGATATATCTGAAACGTGGCGGGGTGGCTTGTCTGAAAGTGGGCCTTGCAATGGATACGCTGGACGGAGCCCATTTTCTGCGCATCGACGTGGGCGACGTTTGTGGCGAGGAGATGCGCGTTGCTTTGCTCCGGGCCTGCGGCAACCTGTCGCGGGTTCCCTTGGCGGCCCTTCGTCAGGTTGGGGTCAAGCAGGCCGTGGTCCGCAATCTGACCGCCTTTCTGGGTGGTGCTTTATGGCCTGCCGGGCAACAGGCCGACGCAGAGATTCGGTCTTTGGTTCTGCCAGTGGCCCTGCCGACGGAGTACGCCGTTACCTCTATCGAACCGCAAGTGGCCGAAAAAATACCGAAAATGGAAGGAGGGCGATCCGCCGTATCGATCCTGCTGGTGGAGGACGACGATGCCATCCGCAAGCTGGTCGAGCTGCTGTTGCAGCAGCGCAGTTGGCAGGTAACGGCGGTGGCGGATGGCGTTCAGGCGTTGGAATCGCTTCAGTCCCGGCAGTTTGATCTGGCGTTGATGGATATCCGCATGCCGCGTCTCGACGGGCTTGAAACCACCCGCCGGATTCGTCGGCGAGAACGGATCCTCGGCCTGCCGCCCCTGCCGATTGTCGGTATGACGGCCCATGCGGCCCAGCAGGATCGCGCCATGTGCCTTGAAGCGGGGATGAACGATCATGTCAGCAAGCCCATTGCTTCGGCTCACCTTTACGCCATCATCGAAAAGTGTCTCGCCTGTTAG
- a CDS encoding CGGC domain-containing protein — MSTQAAGKKVGIIICARYRDCGGGKCFRALRERCGGFARYGADEPVEIVGYASCGGCPGGNVEYVPAEFLKNGCNVVHLATGLVVGYPPCPRIRQFKEFIETHHGLPVVVGTHPIPLKYLTSHERLSFWAQSDMRSLAGELLTEARATMEAYD, encoded by the coding sequence ATGTCCACTCAGGCCGCTGGGAAGAAGGTCGGAATCATCATCTGTGCCCGTTATCGGGATTGTGGTGGAGGCAAATGTTTTCGGGCGCTGCGCGAGCGGTGCGGCGGTTTTGCCCGCTACGGTGCCGATGAGCCCGTTGAGATCGTCGGTTATGCCAGTTGTGGCGGTTGCCCCGGTGGAAATGTGGAATACGTGCCCGCTGAATTTCTGAAAAACGGCTGCAATGTCGTGCATCTGGCCACCGGACTGGTGGTGGGATATCCGCCCTGCCCCCGCATCCGGCAGTTCAAGGAATTCATCGAAACGCATCATGGCCTGCCGGTGGTGGTGGGGACCCATCCCATTCCTCTTAAGTATCTGACGTCTCATGAGCGCCTGTCTTTCTGGGCGCAGAGCGACATGCGGAGTCTTGCCGGAGAGCTTCTGACGGAAGCGCGCGCCACCATGGAGGCGTACGATTGA
- a CDS encoding class I SAM-dependent methyltransferase, with the protein MTRGQGPEPRYFEACKSAFWQEVFRYELEYLVQHLQGCREVLSVGCGPATIEAELVRHGFRVTGLDVSSEALSRAPDTVRTVLARAEEMPFPPDTFDAVIYVASLQFVADYARALEKTVPVLRPGGRLILMLLNPASKFFQKKQGEPGSYVAGIRHTDLKAMKNAAARYFSVRSEYFLGIEGDAISREADREHAALYVILGTR; encoded by the coding sequence ATGACCAGGGGACAAGGTCCGGAACCTCGATATTTCGAGGCGTGCAAAAGTGCCTTCTGGCAGGAGGTGTTTCGATACGAGCTTGAATATCTTGTCCAGCACCTCCAGGGATGCCGGGAAGTGCTGAGTGTGGGGTGCGGCCCCGCTACGATAGAGGCCGAACTGGTCAGACACGGTTTTCGGGTAACGGGACTGGACGTTTCAAGCGAGGCTTTGAGCCGAGCTCCGGACACCGTTCGAACGGTATTGGCAAGGGCCGAGGAAATGCCCTTTCCGCCGGATACCTTTGATGCCGTGATTTATGTGGCTTCCCTGCAGTTTGTTGCGGATTATGCCCGTGCTTTGGAAAAAACGGTTCCCGTGCTGCGGCCCGGCGGGCGGCTCATTCTGATGCTGCTCAATCCGGCGTCGAAGTTCTTTCAAAAAAAACAGGGTGAACCCGGCTCTTATGTTGCGGGCATCAGGCATACGGATCTCAAAGCCATGAAAAACGCGGCCGCCAGGTATTTTTCAGTACGCAGCGAATATTTTCTTGGCATCGAGGGCGACGCAATATCCCGGGAGGCGGATCGGGAGCATGCGGCTTTGTATGTGATTCTGGGTACCCGGTAG
- a CDS encoding MBL fold metallo-hydrolase: MPLAEVKITILVDNHAEAGLLEEHGLSFWIEAGGKRILFDTGQGKVLAQNARTLGVDLGTTDTLVLSHGHYDHTGGIPHVLRLARNPEVYCHPGVVQPRYAIRDGRSRSIQMPSEAMTAIDGLPPRCLHWACDPVLLAEDIGITGQIPRKYDCRESEEPFFLDPEGKRSDPVADDLALWMRKDDGLVVVVGCAHAGLVNTLDYVRQLHDGMKIRAVIGGFHLGGADRDRITRTLDGLRPLLPEMLVPCHCTGDQAVAMLQEAYGDRVAPGAAGMTLLF; encoded by the coding sequence ATGCCACTCGCGGAAGTAAAAATAACGATTCTGGTCGATAACCATGCCGAGGCCGGCCTTCTGGAGGAACATGGCCTGTCTTTCTGGATTGAGGCGGGGGGCAAGCGTATTCTTTTTGATACGGGTCAGGGTAAGGTGCTGGCGCAGAATGCCCGGACCCTCGGCGTCGATCTTGGCACGACCGATACTTTGGTGCTGAGCCATGGGCATTACGATCATACCGGGGGCATCCCGCATGTGCTGCGGCTCGCCAGGAATCCCGAGGTATATTGCCATCCCGGGGTCGTGCAGCCGCGATATGCGATTCGTGACGGTCGCTCGAGGTCGATACAGATGCCGTCGGAGGCCATGACCGCCATTGACGGATTGCCGCCTCGCTGTCTGCACTGGGCTTGTGATCCCGTGCTGCTGGCGGAGGATATCGGCATTACCGGCCAGATCCCCCGCAAGTATGATTGTCGGGAGAGCGAGGAGCCTTTCTTTCTTGATCCGGAGGGGAAAAGATCCGACCCTGTCGCGGATGACCTGGCTCTCTGGATGCGGAAGGATGACGGGCTTGTCGTGGTGGTGGGGTGTGCCCACGCGGGCTTGGTGAATACCCTGGACTACGTTCGTCAGCTGCATGACGGTATGAAGATTCGGGCTGTTATCGGCGGGTTTCATCTTGGGGGTGCCGATCGTGACCGCATCACTCGGACCCTTGACGGCTTGCGCCCGCTGCTGCCGGAAATGCTGGTTCCCTGCCATTGCACCGGTGACCAGGCGGTTGCCATGCTGCAGGAAGCTTATGGAGATCGGGTTGCCCCCGGCGCGGCCGGCATGACCCTGTTGTTTTGA
- a CDS encoding cold-shock protein has translation MAEGTVKWFNDAKGFGFIEQDNGPDVFVHFSAIQSDGFKSLAEGDRVSFDVVQGQKGPQSANVRKI, from the coding sequence ATGGCAGAAGGTACTGTTAAGTGGTTCAATGACGCAAAAGGTTTCGGTTTCATCGAGCAGGACAACGGCCCCGACGTGTTCGTGCACTTCTCGGCTATCCAGTCTGACGGTTTCAAGTCCCTGGCCGAGGGCGACCGGGTCAGCTTCGATGTTGTCCAGGGTCAGAAAGGTCCCCAGTCGGCCAACGTGCGGAAGATCTGA
- a CDS encoding sensor domain-containing diguanylate cyclase yields the protein MQMAGWEGLAVFGVALFLFIVVGMAMLGHREPCRGESHNDYFRLMVDAAGEGIWLLDDSANILYANHRAAEMFEIATDEMVGKTLFHFVDGQERGLAESRFKSSRLGRDEHFELRLRKRDGESLWVLVASRMLVGEGGKTLGTLWVLADISDRKERERFSGHLTQRDPLTDLPNRALLFDRMVQDIGRAHRYDRHVAVLFLDLDRFKQVNDRFGHAAGDRVLLEAARRLASRVRRVDTVARFGGDEFVVVLSDLASPGEADTVARALVDLLAEPFAGEGGECPVGVSIGIAVFPKDGSSPSELLEKADAAMYLAKQAGGGCYRGWPGS from the coding sequence ATGCAAATGGCAGGCTGGGAAGGATTGGCTGTTTTTGGTGTCGCGTTGTTTCTGTTTATCGTCGTGGGGATGGCGATGCTGGGGCACCGGGAGCCTTGTCGCGGTGAGTCACACAATGATTACTTTCGGCTTATGGTTGATGCCGCAGGCGAGGGGATCTGGCTTCTGGACGATTCCGCGAACATTCTTTATGCAAATCACCGGGCTGCCGAGATGTTCGAAATCGCGACGGACGAAATGGTCGGCAAGACGCTGTTCCATTTTGTGGATGGACAGGAGCGCGGTCTGGCGGAGTCCCGCTTCAAGAGTTCCCGGTTGGGGCGCGATGAGCATTTTGAGTTGCGTCTGCGAAAGCGGGACGGGGAGTCCCTGTGGGTTCTGGTGGCCAGTCGGATGCTGGTTGGGGAGGGGGGTAAAACCCTTGGTACCTTATGGGTGCTGGCGGATATTTCGGATCGCAAGGAGCGGGAGCGGTTTTCCGGTCATCTGACGCAGCGCGACCCCCTGACGGATCTGCCGAACCGGGCTCTGCTCTTCGATCGCATGGTGCAGGATATCGGCAGGGCGCATCGATACGACAGGCACGTTGCCGTATTGTTTCTCGACCTGGACCGTTTCAAGCAAGTGAACGACCGCTTTGGTCATGCGGCGGGGGATCGTGTGTTGCTGGAGGCGGCCCGGAGGCTTGCCTCGCGAGTGCGCCGCGTGGACACGGTGGCTCGCTTCGGAGGGGACGAATTCGTTGTCGTGCTGTCTGATCTTGCAAGCCCCGGTGAGGCGGATACGGTAGCCCGGGCGCTTGTCGACCTGCTGGCCGAACCCTTTGCCGGAGAGGGTGGAGAGTGCCCCGTTGGCGTCAGTATCGGTATTGCAGTGTTTCCGAAAGACGGAAGCTCCCCTTCGGAGTTGCTGGAGAAGGCCGATGCGGCCATGTATCTTGCCAAGCAGGCCGGAGGCGGCTGTTATCGCGGCTGGCCCGGTTCATGA
- the dnaX gene encoding DNA polymerase III subunit gamma/tau, with translation MSYLVLARKYRPQSFEDLVGQEHVSQTLGNAIKSGRVHHAFLFTGARGVGKTSAARIFAKALNCERGLSAQPCNVCQSCLEISAGQGLDVFEIDGASNTGVDDVRELRENIRYLPSRSRFKIFIIDEVHMLSINAFNALLKTLEEPPDHAKFIFATTEPHKIPITILSRCQRFDFRKIPLPLISARLKQIAEAENIRISDRAMGLVARRGEGSMRDALSTFDQVIAFCGETVEDADVQGLLGMVDRRLLLETLTGMLNHDGRQVLHGVQRVDDLGYSFRQFCRELVDALRSLVVLKVVPQPASLLDCAPDELEELERLAAGTALEDLDRAVTVLMRSEAELAGSSFPRLVLEMALVRLAHLPAGRDVATLMRQMEDLQRRLEAGIPAAGRAVPANGGRPSPAAARLPAAGRADGAQAPVAKPAAAQSPDCGHSASKEAGCHDWQALVQRIRQERPRIGGILEHGRVMKLALPVVELGFAEGSFHLLQMQDAELQGVFTAIAEDFFGQSISLRVVPLRNQDSSVAPPSLAEERQVRESTARNRVRDEALGHPAVQAAQKILGAEVVEVKPLQGGGDHDKDDRH, from the coding sequence ATGTCTTACCTGGTACTGGCTCGTAAGTATCGGCCCCAGAGTTTTGAGGACCTGGTCGGGCAGGAACACGTCAGCCAAACCCTGGGAAACGCCATTAAAAGCGGACGCGTCCATCACGCTTTCCTTTTTACGGGGGCGCGTGGCGTAGGTAAAACCTCGGCTGCGCGCATCTTCGCCAAGGCGCTGAATTGCGAACGGGGATTGTCCGCCCAGCCCTGCAACGTCTGCCAGTCCTGTCTGGAAATTTCCGCCGGTCAGGGGCTCGACGTGTTCGAGATAGACGGCGCATCCAATACCGGGGTTGACGATGTGCGCGAACTGCGGGAGAACATCCGTTATCTGCCTTCCCGGTCCCGCTTCAAGATATTTATCATCGACGAAGTTCATATGCTCTCCATCAACGCCTTCAACGCCCTGTTGAAAACGCTGGAAGAGCCCCCCGATCACGCCAAGTTTATATTTGCAACCACCGAGCCGCATAAAATCCCCATAACCATCCTGTCGCGTTGCCAGCGGTTCGATTTTCGCAAGATTCCCCTGCCTTTGATATCAGCCCGCCTGAAGCAGATTGCCGAAGCCGAAAATATACGGATTTCCGATCGGGCTATGGGATTGGTGGCGCGGCGTGGTGAAGGCAGCATGCGCGATGCCTTGTCCACTTTCGATCAGGTTATCGCGTTTTGCGGCGAAACGGTCGAAGATGCCGATGTGCAGGGATTGCTTGGCATGGTTGACAGGCGTCTGCTGCTTGAGACCCTGACGGGCATGCTCAATCACGACGGCCGGCAGGTTCTGCACGGCGTGCAACGGGTTGATGATCTCGGGTATTCCTTTCGCCAATTCTGCCGGGAACTGGTTGATGCGCTGCGCTCTCTGGTCGTTCTGAAAGTGGTGCCGCAGCCGGCCTCGCTGCTTGACTGCGCCCCCGATGAGCTGGAGGAACTGGAGCGTCTGGCGGCGGGCACGGCGCTGGAAGATCTGGACCGCGCGGTTACGGTGCTGATGCGTAGCGAGGCGGAGCTTGCCGGTTCATCTTTTCCCCGGCTGGTGCTCGAAATGGCGCTGGTGCGTCTGGCCCACTTGCCTGCAGGCCGCGATGTGGCAACGTTGATGCGACAGATGGAAGATCTGCAGCGGCGACTGGAGGCCGGCATTCCGGCAGCCGGGCGCGCGGTGCCGGCGAATGGCGGGCGGCCTTCCCCGGCCGCTGCGCGGTTACCCGCCGCGGGCCGTGCCGATGGCGCGCAAGCCCCTGTTGCAAAACCGGCTGCCGCGCAGAGCCCTGATTGCGGGCATTCGGCGAGCAAAGAGGCCGGTTGCCATGACTGGCAGGCTTTGGTTCAGCGAATCCGTCAGGAGCGCCCCCGCATTGGCGGGATCCTGGAACACGGGCGGGTCATGAAGCTGGCGCTGCCTGTGGTTGAGTTGGGATTTGCAGAAGGCTCGTTTCATCTGTTGCAGATGCAGGACGCCGAATTGCAAGGCGTTTTTACGGCCATAGCCGAGGATTTTTTCGGGCAGTCCATTTCCCTGCGCGTTGTGCCGCTGCGCAATCAGGACTCTTCCGTGGCGCCCCCTTCCCTGGCGGAGGAGCGGCAGGTGCGGGAAAGCACCGCGCGAAATCGCGTCAGGGATGAAGCATTGGGGCATCCCGCGGTGCAGGCCGCCCAAAAAATTCTCGGTGCTGAAGTGGTTGAAGTCAAGCCGCTGCAGGGCGGCGGCGATCATGATAAAGACGATCGCCATTGA
- a CDS encoding YbaB/EbfC family nucleoid-associated protein encodes MAKGLGNIMKQAQLMQQKMERLQQELATRQVEASAGGGMVTAVVNGQHQVVSLRIEASVVDPEDVEMLQDLVLAAVNEALKKSQDMAQQEMNKLTGGFNIPGLM; translated from the coding sequence ATGGCGAAGGGTTTGGGAAATATCATGAAACAGGCGCAGCTTATGCAGCAGAAAATGGAGCGACTGCAGCAGGAGCTGGCGACCCGTCAGGTCGAAGCATCCGCCGGCGGCGGCATGGTTACCGCGGTGGTCAATGGGCAGCACCAGGTGGTAAGCCTCAGAATCGAAGCGAGCGTGGTTGATCCGGAGGATGTTGAAATGCTTCAGGATCTGGTTTTGGCCGCGGTTAACGAAGCGCTGAAGAAAAGCCAGGACATGGCTCAGCAGGAAATGAACAAGTTGACGGGAGGATTCAATATTCCCGGATTAATGTAG